The Penicillium digitatum chromosome 6, complete sequence genome contains the following window.
CGCAGCTCTTGAGTCCATGCAGCCCATGCAGTCCACGGAGTCGCAGCAGTTCATGCGCTTCCGTCGCGCGTTAGATGACTCTGACACCTCTCCAGTGCCGAGGTCGGATGATAAGCACACCGACATTGAGGACACCGACTCCGATTGGGATCGGTCGGATAGCTATTCTCGTGATGATCCATTCGGTTCTCCGAAGTGGGAGCGTCCGCGGGTTGTGACCACTCCTATGATTTGATTTTGTGATGCAAAACATGCAACTTTTCCCCCAACCTTTCCCCCaactttcttttctttgcatTTTAGGCTGCCTAGATGCGTACGATGTACTTCAGGCTCGTCAGTTCTTTTGCACATGTCCATGTGCCATTTCGGacccggggggggggggggggggggggggtatcCCAGCAACAGGATCGTGACTCCTCCGACTAAGGTCACCGCGCTGAGCTACATGTCGAGTACATTTCATGTCCCCTCTCTCGTCTCATGGAATGGGATAGACACGGCATACTAGAGTTGCACACGCAAACGCACGATTTGTGACGATTGGCGCTATCTCATGCCTTTCCAGGTTTTATGTCAATAGATACTTTTCTCCATTCAAGACCATCCCTGTAGACAGCGTCCATGCCAATACATCCCCTACCATTTAAACCCCCTCATCTATGCTGTGCACTTCTTGGCAAACTACACGCACTGCGTTAACATTGCAGGTCAAACACTACAGCCGGATGCGAGATGGCCCACTTCTCTGGCGTCTGTCCAATCCATCTTCTACATTCCAAAAGTCCCTCGTGTTCGAGTCCCCCGTGTTCGAAAAGCTGTGCCCCTTTATCTGACTCCCCGACGTCGGACATACAGTCATTGTCGTACTAATCGCCGGGGCTACATACCACTACATCCGCCCATGTGGCTGCATAGTATATGCATGCACTATGACCAACGTTTTTCGACCCCATCCGATCTTGCGGAAGTACCTGACAAATCGAATAATCCCCAAAGAACCCTCTGTGCCCGAATTATTTAACCCAATAATGTAACACCTCCAACTCCTACCACTCATCCCATCCCCAATCCTCCAGTATGACCAAACCAACAATAACGATCATCGGCGGCGGAATAGGCGGCCTTGCCCTTGCAGCCGGCCTCCACCTCCGCAAAATCCCAGTCCAAATCTACGAGGCAGCCCCGACGTTCAAAGAAATAGGTCTAGGACTCTCCCTCGGCCCAGCAGCCTACCGCGCAATGCCCCTAATCCACCCCTCTATCCAACATATCTATAACTCCCTCATAACAACGCACGCGGACAGCCCCGGCTACGAAGAATACCTCCAAACATGGTTTGAACTCGTCTGGGCAACGGGCGCACAAGAAGGAGACGTTCTAATGAACCTCAAAGCATTACCATCCGGCCAGACGGCGTTGCGAAGAGCGGATTTCTTACATGCGCTGGTTGAGTTGATCCCGGCGGACATGGTGCATTTCGGGAAGCGACTAAGCACGCTTGTTGAGAAAGATGAAGTCATAATGCTGGGGTTTGAGGATGGGGAGGTTGTGAATGCGGaggttgttgttggttgtGATGGTATTCGGTCGCGGGTTAAGGAGTGCATGATCCCTGTTGAATCGCTCAGCTCGAAACCCGTTTATAGTGGGATGTATGGGTATCGGGCTGTTTTGGAGATGGGGGATATGATTGAGGCGGTTGGGGAGAAGAGGGCTAGGGTTGCGACGGTTTATGTTGGACGGGGGGCTTATGCTATTTCGTATCCCATTATGCGGGCCCGGTTGGTTAATATCGGGATTTACATATTGAATGCTGAAGACTGGGAATATGAGTCATGGGTTAGGCCGGCCAGCAGCGAGGATATGGAACGGGATACGAGGGATATGGGGCGGTATGTGAAGGCTCTTGTTGAGgtatgtttttctttttttttttttgctttttgtcGCTTGTGTTTTGAGATTGGGATGCTTTAGCAGCTGGATTGCTTACCTTGTTTCCTAGCGTATTCCCGACTCATCTCAGTGGGCTATCTTTGAGCACCCGCATATCTCAACATACGCCCAGTCCAAGGTAGCGATCCTCGGCGATGCTGCACATGCTTCTACGCCGCATCAGGGTGCCGGCGCTGGCCAGGCTATTGAGGATGCACATGTTCTCGCAGAGTTACTGAGTGATTCCCGTGTTAGCTCTGTCGATGATGTTGTTGCAGCTTTCAAGGCATATGATGATATTCGTCGGCCGCGGAGCCAGAGGGTTGTTACTAGTAGTAAGGAGAATGCGGATATCTTTTGTCTGTGTTTTGATGGGGTTCGTGATGATCCGATGAAGCTGAAGGAGACGCTCAATCAACGGTTGAAGTGGCTTTGGGACTTGGATGTACAGAATCAAGTTGAGCGTGCGAGGGAGAAGATGATTGAATACTTGGAGATATCGGTTACGGCAAAGAATTCATTTTAGTGCAACCATGAAACACGGACTTGGATGCTCTCTTTGGGTCGTTGTATGGGTTTTCAACGAACGGTAGTTGAGTCTTTTCCGATGAGCTTAGTTAGTTGCTGATATTTGAGTCACTGATACCAGAGTGTAAGATCTTGTATCATTGATATCCATTCCTTATCCAATCGAGATTTACGTTGGCGCCTCCTTTGAAGTACAATGACTCCAACGTCCAAGCCATCTCGCTTGGTTTTAAACCCTTTCGCTCAACACACATGACGTTCGGCGCATAGTTGTTCGACATCTGGGGTCAATCACTATGGATCGTCGGCCAAGAGGGGGCTTCCTGGTTTTGCCTCAACCTCAAGTCTCATTTACAGGTCTTCAGACCCGGCCATATTGCCTGCTTGTATGCGATACTCATCGCTAATCCATACGCTTGAGCAGTCATTTCAAACATTTAGGACAGAAGCTGTCGGACGGTGGAACTTATTTCTTCGATGAACACACGAAACCACGCAAAACTAGACATGGATCGACACAGTTTGGAAAATACGAAATAGCTGGGAAGGTTGAGATTGGATTCTCTTCAGAGCGTTCGATCTAGAAATCCTCCAGTGTGATTGGCCCATCGTTGGATCAGACACAAGCTGCCTACATCTGACATCATCGTGGTGGCATCAACACATTCCAAGGGGTGACTTTGTAACCACGTCCTTGAACCAAGTCTCTCTCCGTCGCATTAAACAACTCATCAGCCGTGATGGCCCCAAAGACGAGAATCGCCATTATAGGCGCGGGTGCTGCTGGCATGTCATGCGCTTCAACTCTAGCAAAACATCCGGAATTTGCAGTCACTCTGATCGACACAGCGGGCTATACTGGTGGTCAAGCCACTTCTATTCACATCGATGAATCGACACATGGTGCCAGTTGGCTGAATGATGGCGTTCAAGGGGGTTCGCAGATTTTCCGGCATACATTTCAATTCTTTCGTCGCTATGGCTATGAGCCTCGGCCGGTGAAGCTTCAAGTGGCCTTTGGAAAGGGCAAAGACTTTTGGACCAATGTCTTTCCGAGCCCTCTGGTCGACGAACATTCATCGGAGATTAAGAAGCTTTCGCGAGTCCTATCTTGCATCAAATACATGATGCCCATTCTGGGAATCATGCCAGTCAAGACAATTCTACGACTATTTCGCTTTAGCAGTGACTTTAGCAATAAAATGGTCTTGCCTCTTCTAGCTTTGTTCCTGGGCACGGGGAACCAAACCCCTCATGTGTCGAGTGTTCTGCTGGAACGCCTCTTCAACGACCCCCAGATGAAGCTTTGGGATTATGATCCCGATACACTCTTGCCCAATCTCCCTACTATGTACACATTCCCAAACTTAAGCAACTTTTATCTTGACTGGACGTCGGATCTACGAGAGAAAGGGGTGGAAATCCGGCTTAATTGTCACGCGAGCATCATCGAGCGCGGAAAGAAAGGAGTCGTGCTACAACTGCAAGATCATGAGGATGGCTACACAAAAGGGGATCCATCGATCGAACAGTTCGACGACTTGGTTATGTGTTGCCCTGCAGATGAAGCGAAGAGGATCCTGGACCACCACGCTACCTGGCGTGAGAAATACGTTTTGGGCGGCGTCAAGTTCTACAACGACATCACCATCACCCACTCGGACTCAACATACTTCCAAAAAATCTTCGAGACGAACTATGACGCGGAGCTATCAGCGAAGCCCTCTTCGGAACCACGAAAGGAGCAAATCGCTTTTGCCGAGCAGGATCCCGTGAGCCAAACAGATGGCTGGCTGGGATTCCGCCCAATGTACTTCACACGCTCCTACGCATCTGACCCCGGAAAGATAGAGATGGGGTTTAACTGCAGCCATTACCAACACCAATTTCGTGATCATCTGGGCGAGAATAAACCGCCACTACCACAATACCAGCATGTGTTTCAGACTATCTTCTTGGTATGTCCCATCACTTATCAAAACACCTTGGAGAGAGCATTGACCGATCCCAACTTTATTAGAACGACCAGGAAAAGCATCTCTGGACATGGAATGACATTGATCCATCAAAGATTATCTCGTATGTGATTCAACTGAATCATTCCAAATCACTACAAAAGACATGGTTTTGACCACGCTATCTAGTTGCAAATGGTGGCACCAGTTCGGTCATCGGTGGCAACACTATCTACGAGTTGTTTTGGGAATGATGTTTATCAATGGCACCAACCGAACATTATATGCTGGAAGTTGGACTATGGTGGTGAGTTGTTCTTTCATGATATGATCGGCAAGGCTCACACGTTACATTACAGAATATGCACGAGATTGCATGCATCTCTGGCATTGCAGCCGCTTATCAACTTGGTGCGGCTTATGACGCATTCGATGACTTGGCTGAAGATTTCTTTGCCAAGTATTTGTTAGTGTGTCATGCAACAAGGTACACCCAGGGAAAGACGAAGAATACATGAGGATTCTTTCGTAaacatcttttttttttggttcggGTTTATCCAATCAACTATTTCAAAAATATACATCGCTCTAAGGCCCATCGTGAGACTGAGGCGATATCGGGAACCTGGCATGTATGAACGTGCATCGCCGACTCATCTGCTAGTCCCTCATAGCCCTTGAAATGAACCGAGCTAATGAACTGAATTAACTGAAACCCCTAGATAGTCACTCCACACCCGAAGAACTAAGCATCAAAGATCTCAAAGCAGGATGTGTCTCAACAGATCAGGTCGTGCCCCCACGTCTCACCCTCCATCAGTGTCCGTGAGTGGCTGGCTCTCCACTCTCGGTTTGTAGAGTCGGGGGGTTATCTACAGTGGTGGAGGCGCAGTGTATAAATGCAGGCTTCTCTTCCAAAACTCAGAGATTAGACAGTCTGACTATTTACCTCTAATCCCCTCTCCATATCATCTTTGTATAAATCCATTTCAGCCTATACGTGCAGTTTAGTTACACGATCTTTCAACCTCGGCTTGTCAAAATAAGCAAAAAACCATCTTAAAACCCCGCCAGCCCCAGTACTACATCACTGTCCTTTCTAACTCCCAAGTTCAACCATGGCGGCCGTGCAAATTTCCGACACTCTCTTCGAGGGAATGAAGGACAAGGTAGTTTTTATCACTGGTATTGACACTTTGTATCATCAGAAACACATGGTCAGCTATATTGATCAAAATCAGGCGGCTCATCAGGCATCGGAAAAGCAACTGCGGAGTTATGTCTCAAGTACGACGCGAAAGTAATCATTGGCGACGTGAATTCACTACCGCCCGACCTCGAGATCTCAGAGAAGCTCAAGTTTATCAAACTAGAGGTTTCCTCGTGGGAGAACCAACGCGACGCATTTCTCCAGATTGAAGAATGGTTTGGTCGGATTGACCATGTCTTTGCCAATGCAGGCATCGGAGAAACGGCCGATTTCTTCGACAACACCCTCGACGAAAATGGTCATCTTACCCTTCCGGATCTGCAGACGATCAAGGTCGATCTTCTGGGTGTTCTCTTCACAGTTCGCCTAGCTGCCTATTACATCCAGAAGCACTCGGCACACCGTGCATCTGGTGAGTTGGGCAGTATTGTAGTCACTGCTTCTACGGCCTCGTTTCAGAACTTCAGTGCCGGATATTACACGGTCGCGAAACATGGCGTTGTAGGCCTCATCCGCGGAATCGGAAATCCACTTGCGGGGAAAGTTCGACTGAATGCAGTTGCGCCGTCCTGGACCGCAACTGCCATGATTCCTACGGCTTTTATCGAGGGGCTCGGTGTCGCTGTTCAGGGGCCAGAGATGGTGGCTCAGAATGTGGTGCTTCTCTTTAGCGACCAGCAACGGCATCAGGATATTATATTCAGCTGGCAGGGGAAGTATCTGGAGGTTAACAATGCCGACGGTGGATTGCTGGCGGCTGCGGATGGAATCCTTGGAAATGCAGCGGATCAGGACTGGGTGATGAGGAAAGtgacagaaaaaaaaacacggCCAGATCTAGTGTCAGCCGCTCTGGATGGTATCTGATCACTTTGGGGGTTCTGCATTTGCTGTGCGGTGCATCACTCTCACTCAATTGGGGGAGttctttcctcttctcttcaattTTTGATGTGCATGAACTTCCACAACGCGAGTTGCGGGGTGAGATCGATTGGTCAGAAGGTGTTCTATATCGCGAGGAGAATTCAGCCGATCAGTGCTTTTGGACTACCACCTCGCAGCCGAGTCTTCTGGTGAGCCCCGACAAGGTAGAGGACTCGACCTGTCCGATTATTGAAGCTGTTATACTCCAGTGATTGGTTTGATAAGCCGAGGTTGTCCAGATTTGTGCCTCATTGGGCTTTCTCGGATCTTTTCTGAACTTCATTCATATGAAAGAGTGAGCGTGTATCTGTGGTCAGGTCGAGGGTACAAAAGGGCACTTCAAAACGACGAGTCTAGCCGGCTGGCCTAGATACTTTCTGGGGTCTAAGCgttcaatcaatcaatcattcaatcaaagttcaattaacctgttgcagtctaactagttgcgtatgactatgtaggcgcttctccaaccgaagtgttacgcactgcctaactggtcacggttatgttagaagctttcctggttatacttgcctgtgctgatcctccaacgtcaacgatctgtttctcaaccgagctgttgctgcgcgCAGTCATAAttcagcctaagtccttttgagggtatcgaggaacgatgccaggtagagcgccgagtagatctataccgcagtattggtctgctcgttagtgttgtcaagtgataatatagtaagtgagtcaacaaggtcgcaaggtaaacacaagtaacaatgtatgattgaagaggaagatcacggcacgcgatctccgacctgtttatcttgaacttcagttctagatcctgttgtagctctgggagctacgtcttgtataatagcctgcctctgcctgtacctgtcaagtggaatctgatctgttacggcctgttcctaccagtcctctcctatcataccgtcctgccagcccgcaccctgacataaTTCGAAAATCGGTAGTAGGGATATTCTTATACCACTCCTCTATATAGGTATAACCCTTAGGTAAAAGCTATAGTAGTatcaaccagccatcggCAGAGATATATTTAATACTAGTAACTAATTCCGACTAGCCTCTAGTAGCAATATAACTAGTTATACGCgaggtaataaccttacGTGCTTTACCTTCGCTAATTCGGTCGCCGGTTTTATCCCAATTAaagatctcgtgtggaagaaattggtgataCTTTATAACCTAggtaaggttattaaaccaaagaagTAAGGCGCCGTAATCCTCACTTTtaaccctcgatttctcctttaGATATTGGGTGATATAGTTAAATCTAGGGGGTAGTCTTGTGATAAAGCGATAGGCCCAATTGTGGCCGATaacccgatcttcaccagccttctttagaatggcatttACAGTACCTTTAACCATCTCTATGGTAGGTGATGTATACGCACTATATAGGGATTGAGCCTAGCTAgtgagcgccttttcttgaattgaatttagggatctggttattgtggcacggtcggtataggactgacggccaggaatcctagccctaagtcgatggtatggtacgtcaaattcccgcgcGAGTTGGGCGATTTTAGGCTTGTTAGCCAgggagaaggctttgactgcaagctagatttggatttccatttttttagtTCGGTCTGACgtcgtggtgtggtgtaaaataggtacaaaagtgatagtaaattggaaattttgcgtttggtggggcgcaccaactacccaggatgggtgtggttgggcgcttggtACGGTTAACTTACAGTTAAAATGGAGGTTGTAGCCTAAGGCGTTGTGATGCAATTTCAAAAATTAGATTTGCGCAAGATATGTGTTTTTGGGGTCTAAGTGTTGCCGGTCTATCTGTGGGGTTGTGAGGCAGTTACGCATTCCGGCATCAAGTATTGCTTGCTTGTAAATTGTCGGATCTCTCTTTGCCCCCAAGAAGCATCGAAAAGGGTTCATGGTGGTTGGTGGATTCATCATCTATAATCTATCTTGAACTTTCTTCTTATTCGGCCACTCTGTAGCGACATGGGAATTTCATATCTACCGGTGAAAATGAAGATTATATGCATTGCACCAGCTGATTACAAAAAGAAGGGATTCAAAATATACCCCAATGTGAACAAAACACCATATAGCAGAGATCAGTCACCAAATCCCACCCGCATGGCACTGGTAGTAGCATAAAGAACGTAAaataataaaaaaaaaacatatgCCATTAGCACAAACAGAAGTGTTTACTGCCCACAAAACACAAGACCCACTACAGCGTGAGATGAAGCCCGGCCTCCTTCAGCGCAGACAGAACATCTAACTTGATCGACAGTTTGTTCGCAGCCAGTGCCTTGGAGAAGTACGGCAGCTCCTTGCCGTCACATGTTGAGGTCGCGTTTCCGGTGATATCGAAGGGCATGATGCCGTCTTTGTATGGGTTAGATGGTGATGTGAGCAGGGTGATGATGGCAGCTTGATCGACCTGGCCAATCATTGGTACAGTGTTGTTTCCTGGCTTGAGGGTTAGATTGCTCAGGTAGGTTGTTCCCACTGATCTGCCGTTTAACTCGAGGTTTAGGGTTACGTTGCCCTATTTCTTCCATCAGCATCCTGGAGAGGTGGAGATGGTATGTACGGAAGCAGTCATTACCAGTGGAATGGTCAAAACCGAGGCATTGGGGATAGTGACAGTGCCGTTCATCCCGAAGCCGTTCACCGGCGGGAACATGATGAAGAACTTGGCCACCGTGAAGCCCTTCAGTTTGTTCAAGCCTGATTCATCAGGTGAGTACACTTAGCCCTTGCAGTCCCATCCTGAGTGGGAgccaaaggaaaag
Protein-coding sequences here:
- a CDS encoding Salicylate hydroxylase, putative yields the protein MTKPTITIIGGGIGGLALAAGLHLRKIPVQIYEAAPTFKEIGLGLSLGPAAYRAMPLIHPSIQHIYNSLITTHADSPGYEEYLQTWFELVWATGAQEGDVLMNLKALPSGQTALRRADFLHALVELIPADMVHFGKRLSTLVEKDEVIMLGFEDGEVVNAEVVVGCDGIRSRVKECMIPVESLSSKPVYSGMYGYRAVLEMGDMIEAVGEKRARVATVYVGRGAYAISYPIMRARLVNIGIYILNAEDWEYESWVRPASSEDMERDTRDMGRYVKALVERIPDSSQWAIFEHPHISTYAQSKVAILGDAAHASTPHQGAGAGQAIEDAHVLAELLSDSRVSSVDDVVAAFKAYDDIRRPRSQRVVTSSKENADIFCLCFDGVRDDPMKLKETLNQRLKWLWDLDVQNQVERAREKMIEYLEISVTAKNSF
- a CDS encoding Flavin-containing amine oxidasedehydrogenase, putative, whose translation is MAPKTRIAIIGAGAAGMSCASTLAKHPEFAVTLIDTAGYTGGQATSIHIDESTHGASWLNDGVQGGSQIFRHTFQFFRRYGYEPRPVKLQVAFGKGKDFWTNVFPSPLVDEHSSEIKKLSRVLSCIKYMMPILGIMPVKTILRLFRFSSDFSNKMVLPLLALFLGTGNQTPHVSSVLLERLFNDPQMKLWDYDPDTLLPNLPTMYTFPNLSNFYLDWTSDLREKGVEIRLNCHASIIERGKKGVVLQLQDHEDGYTKGDPSIEQFDDLVMCCPADEAKRILDHHATWREKYVLGGVKFYNDITITHSDSTYFQKIFETNYDAELSAKPSSEPRKEQIAFAEQDPVSQTDGWLGFRPMYFTRSYASDPGKIEMGFNCSHYQHQFRDHLGENKPPLPQYQHVFQTIFLNDQEKHLWTWNDIDPSKIISCKWWHQFGHRWQHYLRVVLGMMFINGTNRTLYAGSWTMVNMHEIACISGIAAAYQLGAAYDAFDDLAEDFFAKYLLIVTPHPKN
- a CDS encoding Flavin-containing amine oxidasedehydrogenase, putative, with translation MAAVQISDTLFEGMKDKVVFITGGSSGIGKATAELCLKYDAKVIIGDVNSLPPDLEISEKLKFIKLEVSSWENQRDAFLQIEEWFGRIDHVFANAGIGETADFFDNTLDENGHLTLPDLQTIKVDLLGVLFTVRLAAYYIQKHSAHRASGELGSIVVTASTASFQNFSAGYYTVAKHGVVGLIRGIGNPLAGKVRLNAVAPSWTATAMIPTAFIEGLGVAVQGPEMVAQNVVLLFSDQQRHQDIIFSWQGKYLEVNNADGGLLAAADGILGNAADQDWVMRKVTEKKTRPDLVSAALDGI